The Bradyrhizobium diazoefficiens genome contains the following window.
TGATCGCCCTCAGCTTCTGCGCGACGACCTCAGGCGTGCCGACCGCGGAGAACGACAGCGACTGGCCGACGCCGGCCTTCTCGGCCGGCGACCACAGCGCGTCCATGTCGTCGACCGGCGGCGGCAGGGGGCCGGGCGTGCCGCGGCGCAGATTGATGAATTGCTGCTGCAGCGAGGTGAGCATGCGCTGCGCCTCGACATCGCTGTCGGCGGCGAACACGTTGACCGCGACCATCGCATAGGGCTTGTCGAGCTGCGCCGACGGCTCGAACCGCGCGCGATATTCGCGCAGCGCCGGCATCAGCATCTGCGGCGCGAAATGCGAGGCGAAGGCGAAGGGCAGCCCGAGCATCGCCGCGAGCTGCGCGCCGAACATGCTGGAGCCGAGGATCCACAGCGGCACCTTGGTCCCCATGCCGGGCACGGCGCGGATCGCCTGGTTCGGCTGCACATCGCCGAGCAGCGCCTGCAATTCCAGCACGTCATGCGGAAAATTCTCGGCAGCGGTGGCGAGATCGCGGCGCATCGCCCGCGCGGTGAGCTGGTCGGTGCCCGGCGCGCGCCCAAGTCCGAGATCGATCCGTCCGGGATAAAGCGATTCCAGCGTGCCGAACTGCTCGGCGATGACCAGCGGCGAATGGTTCGGCAGCATCACGCCGCCGGAGCCGACGCGGATCGTTTTCGTCCCGCCGGCGATATGCCCGATCACCACGGATGTGGCCGCGCTGGCAATCCCCGCCATGTTGTGATGCTCGGCCAGCCAGAACCGCTTGAAGCCCCACTTCTCCGCATGCTGGGCGAGATCGAGCGAATTGCGGAATGCCTGCGCGGCGTCGCTGCCCTGGCGGATGGGAGCGAGATCAAGCACGGAGAAGGGGATCATGGGAAGGTCCGGTGAGGGGGATCTGCGCGTCTGAGAGGATCACATGTAATGTCACCGCGTAGGATGGGTAGAGCACTCGCGAAACCCATCATGTTTCGTCGTCGAAGGTCGCGACGGGTTTCGCTTGCGCTCTACCCATCCTACGACGCGTCCGCACCCGGGTTCACAACCCTGTTATGCGACCTGGTGCAGCCGTGCTCCGAACTGGGCGTTTCGCACGTGTTGTTGTACCTTCCGCAGAACCGTCGCGCCATCTGCCCGGAGGAACCGACATGACCATCGTCGTACTCAACCGCCGCAACCTGCTCGCCGCCGGCGGCTCCGTCATTGCAACCGGAATTTTGGCGGCCGGAGCTTCTGGCCTGCTGCTGCCCGCCCGTGCGGAAGGCCTCGCGCCGACTGAATCAATGACGGGCGGGGCGAACAACTACCGCAAGGGCGCGCCGATCGTGGAGCGGATCGGAAAGGGCGGCTTCTGGATGAGCGGCACCGTGCGTCGCGCCGGCGACGGGGCACCGCTTGCCGGGCAGCGCATCCAGATCTGGGCGCACACGGTCGAAGGCCAGGAGCCCGAGCCGCAGAGCCATGGCGCCACGCTCACCGACAAGGACGGGGCGTTCCGGCTCGAGATGCCGCAGATCATTCCCATCTTCGGCCAGCCGCATGGTCACCTCGCTTATGACAGCGGCGAATTCAAAACCGTCTTTCTGCGGCCGGTGATGCGGAGCGCGAAGGAGACCAGCCTCGAGGCGCACTTCGTGCTTCAGCCGGCCTGACCGCGTTGCAAGTGCAGGAGTGGAGATCGGCCCGGGTGACCCTGATCTGGGCCGCCCTTGCTGTGGCCATTGCCGTGCCGATCGCGCTCGCAGCAGAGAGCGAGCAGATCGCATGGCGCGGTCCGATCTACATCCTCGCCGGATTCGCAGGCATCGTTGCCCTCGGCCTCGTGCTGGTTCAGCCGCTGCTGATTGGTGGATATTTGCCGGGACTGTCGGCTTACCGTACACGGCGCGCCCATCACTGGATCGGCGGCGCGCTGGCTCTGGCGGTGGTGATCCATGTCGCCGGCCTCTGGATCACCAGCCCGCCCGACATGGTCGACGCCCTGACCTTCTCATCGCCGACGCCGTTCTCCCCCTTTGGCGTGATCGCGATGTGGGCCATCTTCGCGGTCGCGCTTCTGGCTGCACTGCGCCGGCGGTTGGGACTGCGACTGCGAACCTGGCGCATCGCCCATATTCCACTCGCGATCGTCATCGTCGCCTGCAGCGTGGCCCATTGCCTGCTGATCGAGGGGACGATGGAGACGATCTCGAAGGCGGTGCTTTGCGCAGCTGTGCTTGCGGCAACCATCAAGGTCATGGCCGACCTCTGGCGAAAGCGAACGCTGCGCGGCGAGAGGGCGTAGGAGGTTCGTAGCCCGGATGGAGCGAAGCGCAATCCGGGACAATTGCGTCCGTTGCTGATGGTCCCGGATTAGGCTTGCGCTCCATCCGGGCTACGCCACTGATTTGCCGCTGATGGCGACGGGAGATATCTTCGCGCGATGACTGCGAGTTCCCCCGATCTGAAAGCGTTCCTGCTCGCGACGCCGTTCTTCGGCGGTCTCCCCGATGCGAGCCTTGATCTCCTGATATCGATGCTGGTCGAGTGCCGCTTCGATGCCGGCGCGGCCGTCGTGGCGGAAGGCGAACCGGGACGCTCGTTGTTCATCGTCAAATCCGGCCAGCTGGCGGTGAGCAAACGGGCGGACTCGGGAAGCGTCGTCCCGATTTCCGTTCTGAAGCCCGGCGATTTCTTTGGTGAAATGACGCTGATCGAAATGCAGAACCGATCCGCCACGGTGATCGCGGAGAATCCGACGGTGCTGTACGAGCTGACGGCCCAAAAGCTCTACGCCTGCTACAAGGCCGACATCCATGCCTATGTGATCGTCCTGCAGAACATCAATCGCGAATTATGCCGGCGGCTGCGCCGATCGGATGAGCGATTCACGGGGCATCAGGTTTCGTGACGGCAAGCGATGGAGCGTAGGATGGGTGGAGTGCTTGCGAGACCCATCATGCTTGGCCACCGAACAAGGTCTCGGTGGGTTTCGCTTCACTCTACCCATCTGAGTTCAGCCATGACAAGCTGCCCGATCAATCGAGCGCCGCTAGGCGGTCCAGAGCTATCGGTTGATCCACTAAGCCGTCGCGCGTCCCCGGCCTTGCATTCGCCTGCTGGTTGCAAGAACATGCTCGCTTTCATACCCAGGGGGCGTCGATGCCGGTCGATCACGAGTTTGGGGGACAACACACCGAACTGAAATTGTCGATCGTTGAAGGCTATCTCAATGCCTACACGCTCGCGCTGCGCACCTACTTCAAACATCTTTGGTACATCGATGCCTTCGCGGGGACAGGTAGCCGCACGGTCCGCACTGAGCGACGCGGAGCAACATTAGTCGAGACGCCGGTGCCGGAAGTCATCGAAAAGCGCCGCGGCTCGGCGCAAATTGCACTGGACGTCAACCCGGCCTTTGACTTCATCGTGTTCATTGAAAAGAACAGGAACTACGCTGCCGCACTGCAT
Protein-coding sequences here:
- a CDS encoding LLM class flavin-dependent oxidoreductase, whose product is MIPFSVLDLAPIRQGSDAAQAFRNSLDLAQHAEKWGFKRFWLAEHHNMAGIASAATSVVIGHIAGGTKTIRVGSGGVMLPNHSPLVIAEQFGTLESLYPGRIDLGLGRAPGTDQLTARAMRRDLATAAENFPHDVLELQALLGDVQPNQAIRAVPGMGTKVPLWILGSSMFGAQLAAMLGLPFAFASHFAPQMLMPALREYRARFEPSAQLDKPYAMVAVNVFAADSDVEAQRMLTSLQQQFINLRRGTPGPLPPPVDDMDALWSPAEKAGVGQSLSFSAVGTPEVVAQKLRAIIADTAADELITTGQIYDHAARLRSFEIAAGVRDRLAA
- a CDS encoding Twin-arginine translocation pathway signal → MTIVVLNRRNLLAAGGSVIATGILAAGASGLLLPARAEGLAPTESMTGGANNYRKGAPIVERIGKGGFWMSGTVRRAGDGAPLAGQRIQIWAHTVEGQEPEPQSHGATLTDKDGAFRLEMPQIIPIFGQPHGHLAYDSGEFKTVFLRPVMRSAKETSLEAHFVLQPA
- a CDS encoding ferric reductase-like transmembrane domain-containing protein, which gives rise to MTLIWAALAVAIAVPIALAAESEQIAWRGPIYILAGFAGIVALGLVLVQPLLIGGYLPGLSAYRTRRAHHWIGGALALAVVIHVAGLWITSPPDMVDALTFSSPTPFSPFGVIAMWAIFAVALLAALRRRLGLRLRTWRIAHIPLAIVIVACSVAHCLLIEGTMETISKAVLCAAVLAATIKVMADLWRKRTLRGERA
- a CDS encoding Crp/Fnr family transcriptional regulator codes for the protein MTASSPDLKAFLLATPFFGGLPDASLDLLISMLVECRFDAGAAVVAEGEPGRSLFIVKSGQLAVSKRADSGSVVPISVLKPGDFFGEMTLIEMQNRSATVIAENPTVLYELTAQKLYACYKADIHAYVIVLQNINRELCRRLRRSDERFTGHQVS